A DNA window from Luteolibacter luteus contains the following coding sequences:
- a CDS encoding beta-1,6-N-acetylglucosaminyltransferase: MAKSDAILIFEDDVVFHPQLLERLEEITLPEDWGIFYLGCSHQRSPLPVGPGLVRAEYALDTHAFAVKAPYYRKIMAGLSRREGEACEHPRASDWFLANLHKEIPTYACYPNLAWQSHNPSDLIGAAYSNYTPNGEQRSCPHVMAGLQAEMWKVSPWQHSEPEEKEEEQRPAEPPSPKLGVLFLTRGDVCHPEIWREFATAAGTDIRIFSHPKSRTEAEQGFLSGSVIGEAHETAWGDISLVRAMLALLREGLKDETLTHFAFASETCVPVKPWTEIRRRLRIDPRSMIHFDDCNSMKPLHRDRIQKVRDLPQGCWRIHPQWMLLDREAAACILEHDVSERFANMSVPDEHYFGSILALRGFPEWEKIHRQHVTWVKWKEDSLHPMELIHTSPQLATELTDFPGFFARKFPAESDVGKWALHRD; the protein is encoded by the coding sequence TTGGCGAAGTCCGATGCGATCCTGATCTTCGAGGATGATGTGGTCTTCCATCCGCAGCTATTGGAACGATTGGAAGAGATCACTCTCCCGGAGGATTGGGGAATCTTCTATCTGGGCTGTTCCCACCAACGAAGTCCCCTACCCGTTGGGCCGGGACTAGTGCGAGCCGAATACGCCTTGGACACGCATGCCTTCGCAGTGAAGGCTCCCTACTATCGGAAGATCATGGCTGGGCTATCCCGGCGTGAGGGGGAAGCTTGCGAGCATCCGAGGGCCAGCGACTGGTTTCTCGCTAACCTCCACAAAGAGATTCCGACCTACGCATGCTATCCAAATCTGGCGTGGCAATCGCACAATCCCTCCGACCTCATCGGTGCGGCTTATAGCAATTATACACCCAATGGGGAGCAACGCTCTTGCCCACACGTCATGGCCGGCCTGCAGGCTGAGATGTGGAAGGTAAGTCCTTGGCAACATTCCGAACCGGAAGAAAAGGAAGAGGAACAAAGGCCTGCTGAACCGCCGAGCCCCAAGCTAGGAGTCCTTTTTCTAACCCGAGGTGACGTTTGCCACCCGGAGATCTGGCGTGAATTCGCTACAGCCGCCGGAACCGACATACGGATATTTTCACATCCAAAGAGCCGCACGGAGGCAGAGCAAGGATTTCTCTCGGGGAGCGTGATCGGGGAGGCACACGAAACCGCCTGGGGCGACATTTCACTAGTGCGCGCGATGCTCGCCCTTTTGCGGGAGGGCCTGAAAGATGAGACGCTCACCCACTTTGCCTTTGCTTCCGAAACCTGCGTGCCCGTGAAGCCGTGGACGGAAATCCGCAGACGACTACGGATCGACCCCCGGTCGATGATTCATTTCGATGATTGCAACTCGATGAAGCCGCTCCATCGGGACCGAATACAGAAAGTTCGCGACCTCCCTCAGGGGTGCTGGCGTATCCACCCCCAATGGATGCTTTTGGACAGGGAAGCGGCGGCGTGCATCCTGGAACACGACGTGAGCGAACGCTTCGCGAACATGTCGGTGCCGGACGAGCACTATTTCGGATCCATCTTGGCATTGCGAGGCTTCCCGGAGTGGGAAAAAATTCACCGGCAGCATGTGACGTGGGTGAAATGGAAGGAGGACAGCCTGCATCCGATGGAGCTTATCCACACAAGCCCACAGCTAGCGACGGAACTCACCGATTTTCCCGGTTTCTTCGCGCGAAAATTCCCGGCGGAATCCGACGTCGGAAAATGGGCGCTGCACCGCGACTAG
- a CDS encoding radical SAM/SPASM domain-containing protein yields MVIDHTHKETGDSPNEVLPADSSRQAAPDPRSFHVFHRGEDFYFFDRVTGTTSVINEELFGFLRMLEEGSTFEEIQAVLNQQYGEEIGGELYAGARDVLLEMSSSGMLRYDPVNVQRQEAELNALWRHKPRRIQLLMAQGCNLGCRYCYAWRNGSNQKETLMGFDVAKRSVDFLVERSGQRPNLQVTFFGGEPLLNKEVLFQVVDYCRALETTTDKRFVFEIITNGTLLTQELVEYLVREKFLLMISMDGWKEMHNYNRPSLDGTDQHEHILAIAQYANRRYEEAGLGRVKVRANLTKQYHDGPAVTKYLLDQGFSHIGVASIEPLPTGIRAPGAMTDAQIDEAAAGYRERANEALEVLERGGTPTRLQWRSISPYLEPPKPASVRGITCGAGRNTAIVDNKGYIFPCHRYEGMENYIIGNVFSGMDYEKTMGYYRKMNRNAMARCHSCWIRDYCSGGCAWLLAKENGEIADPSEHECDRRRQSMETALYVRARLRTLRPEFFTKEHGNLALENAKGICGGGGNEQQTCGSCSGCD; encoded by the coding sequence ATGGTTATCGACCATACCCACAAAGAGACCGGCGATTCTCCGAACGAAGTTTTGCCTGCCGACAGTTCGCGACAAGCGGCACCTGATCCTCGATCATTCCACGTATTCCACCGCGGCGAGGACTTCTACTTCTTCGACCGGGTTACAGGCACGACCTCTGTAATCAACGAGGAGCTATTCGGTTTCCTCCGGATGTTGGAAGAGGGCAGTACCTTCGAAGAGATCCAAGCAGTGCTCAACCAGCAGTATGGGGAAGAGATCGGCGGGGAACTCTATGCCGGCGCCCGGGATGTCCTTCTGGAAATGTCATCGAGCGGCATGCTCCGGTATGATCCGGTAAACGTCCAGAGGCAGGAAGCGGAACTGAATGCCCTGTGGAGGCACAAACCCCGGCGCATCCAGCTCTTGATGGCCCAAGGCTGTAATCTCGGTTGCCGGTATTGCTATGCGTGGCGCAACGGTTCGAACCAAAAGGAGACCTTGATGGGTTTTGATGTCGCGAAACGTTCGGTTGATTTCCTCGTGGAGCGTTCCGGCCAAAGACCGAATCTGCAAGTGACCTTCTTCGGCGGTGAACCGCTGCTCAACAAGGAAGTGCTTTTCCAAGTGGTGGACTATTGCCGCGCCTTGGAGACAACAACCGACAAGCGTTTCGTCTTCGAGATCATCACCAACGGAACTCTCCTGACCCAGGAACTCGTGGAATATTTGGTGCGGGAGAAGTTCTTGCTGATGATCAGCATGGACGGATGGAAGGAAATGCATAACTACAACCGTCCTTCGCTTGATGGGACAGACCAGCACGAGCACATCCTCGCTATCGCGCAGTATGCGAACCGGCGATATGAAGAAGCCGGATTGGGGCGCGTAAAGGTCCGCGCCAACCTCACCAAACAGTATCACGATGGACCCGCCGTGACGAAATACCTTCTGGATCAGGGATTTTCGCACATCGGCGTGGCATCGATCGAACCTCTGCCCACCGGCATTCGTGCGCCGGGGGCAATGACCGATGCCCAGATCGACGAAGCCGCCGCAGGTTACCGGGAACGGGCAAATGAAGCCCTGGAGGTTCTCGAACGGGGGGGAACCCCCACGAGACTTCAATGGCGTTCGATCTCGCCGTATCTGGAGCCACCCAAACCAGCCTCCGTAAGAGGCATCACCTGCGGGGCGGGCAGAAATACCGCGATCGTCGACAACAAGGGCTACATTTTCCCCTGCCATCGATACGAGGGCATGGAAAATTACATCATCGGCAATGTTTTCAGCGGCATGGACTATGAAAAGACCATGGGCTATTACCGGAAGATGAACCGGAATGCCATGGCACGTTGTCATTCCTGTTGGATCCGTGACTACTGCTCCGGAGGATGCGCGTGGCTTCTTGCGAAAGAGAATGGCGAGATCGCCGATCCCAGCGAGCACGAGTGCGATCGTCGACGGCAGTCGATGGAAACCGCGCTCTATGTCCGGGCCCGTCTGCGAACGCTCCGCCCCGAATTTTTCACCAAGGAGCACGGGAACCTGGCACTTGAGAATGCAAAAGGAATCTGCGGAGGAGGGGGCAACGAACAGCAGACTTGTGGTTCGTGCTCCGGATGCGATTAA
- a CDS encoding class I SAM-dependent methyltransferase, with amino-acid sequence MSDPVRDLYSEKRYPALSHPVTDPARLAVAARMAGLQRLAMPEASRVIELGCASGHNLLPLAARYPQSDFTGLDYSDTAIRNARKASYEGGLENVLFETGDLEHWRPSHPCDYLIVHGIFSWVPDQVKARVLDLCGQVLSETGIACISYNTLPGWSLKRDVAPLIRALAANPVAQGLGGSIESVAASLAEMSGSSTPHAINLQAVCREMVRKGQDVLPFDDFAPVCDAVYFGQFHSWAAQRGLRYLGEANLRDNLPDGIDPAALQRLAPLAEDPILLQQTLDLLSGRTHRVSLFCRKDAPLEDGTTTAVVLQFAVGRGDVELPSMAGEGLLIAIFRQVLADAGNSCVPVRELMERTAERLAGGWDPATHSRELAGWIYQAARLGGLELRADGVEIPSEVPEYPTLSKLNLHFAANGLPVVDARHVSCHFPAGHGRLLAAMDGTRSKGELASVAQARFPELDFARWLRHLTERGLAF; translated from the coding sequence ATGAGTGATCCCGTCCGCGATCTTTATTCGGAAAAGCGCTACCCGGCCCTGAGCCATCCGGTGACGGATCCGGCGCGCTTGGCAGTTGCTGCCCGGATGGCGGGTCTCCAGCGGCTCGCGATGCCGGAAGCTTCCCGGGTGATCGAGTTGGGTTGCGCCTCCGGGCACAACCTCCTCCCGCTCGCGGCACGTTACCCCCAAAGCGATTTCACGGGCCTCGATTACTCGGACACCGCGATCCGGAATGCCCGGAAGGCTTCCTATGAAGGTGGCTTGGAAAACGTCCTCTTCGAAACAGGGGACCTCGAGCACTGGCGGCCTTCGCATCCGTGCGACTACCTGATTGTCCACGGGATCTTCTCTTGGGTGCCGGATCAGGTGAAGGCCCGCGTTTTGGACCTCTGCGGCCAAGTGCTCTCGGAGACCGGGATCGCCTGCATCAGCTATAATACCCTGCCGGGCTGGTCGTTGAAACGCGACGTCGCGCCACTGATCAGGGCGCTGGCTGCGAATCCCGTAGCGCAGGGGCTGGGCGGCAGCATCGAATCGGTGGCTGCATCCTTGGCGGAGATGTCGGGATCGAGCACGCCACATGCGATCAATCTGCAGGCGGTCTGCCGGGAAATGGTGAGGAAGGGGCAGGACGTGCTGCCCTTCGATGACTTCGCGCCGGTTTGCGATGCCGTTTATTTCGGCCAGTTCCATTCATGGGCGGCCCAGCGCGGGTTGCGTTACCTCGGGGAAGCGAATTTGCGGGATAACCTGCCGGACGGTATCGATCCCGCCGCACTCCAGCGGCTCGCCCCCTTGGCAGAAGATCCGATCCTCCTCCAGCAGACGCTCGACCTGCTCTCGGGACGCACTCACCGGGTCAGCTTGTTCTGCCGGAAGGACGCCCCCTTGGAAGACGGGACGACGACCGCGGTGGTCCTTCAATTCGCCGTCGGGCGGGGAGACGTGGAGCTGCCCAGCATGGCGGGGGAGGGGCTCCTGATCGCGATTTTCCGGCAAGTGCTGGCGGATGCCGGGAATTCTTGCGTGCCGGTGCGGGAGTTGATGGAGCGAACCGCGGAGCGGCTGGCGGGCGGCTGGGATCCGGCCACGCACTCCCGTGAGCTGGCCGGCTGGATTTACCAAGCGGCGCGCTTGGGGGGCTTGGAACTGCGTGCGGACGGGGTGGAGATTCCCTCAGAGGTTCCGGAATATCCCACGCTTTCGAAGCTGAATCTCCATTTCGCGGCAAACGGCCTGCCGGTGGTCGATGCCCGCCATGTTTCCTGCCATTTCCCGGCAGGTCACGGGCGCTTGCTGGCAGCGATGGATGGCACCCGGTCGAAGGGAGAGCTGGCCTCGGTAGCCCAAGCGAGGTTCCCGGAGCTCGATTTTGCCCGCTGGCTGCGCCATCTGACCGAGCGCGGCCTGGCCTTCTAA
- a CDS encoding GbsR/MarR family transcriptional regulator, which produces MPPLREEEDIRDFPMLGPVETQVIQFFVDGVKVLGLPRSIGEIYGLLFISPQPLALDDLVVRLGISKGSASQGLRALRELGAVREIEVENSRRVHFQADMELKRLVGGFIREQVRPHLESGTSKVQLLEGLASQEPDGERREFYDARVTQLKHWIGRGKFVLPLLQKVLGQ; this is translated from the coding sequence GTGCCCCCGCTGCGCGAAGAGGAGGATATCCGCGATTTCCCGATGCTGGGTCCTGTCGAAACGCAGGTGATCCAGTTCTTCGTCGATGGCGTGAAGGTCCTCGGCCTACCCCGTTCGATCGGGGAAATCTACGGGCTGCTCTTTATTTCGCCGCAGCCTCTGGCTTTGGATGATCTCGTGGTCCGGCTTGGGATCAGCAAGGGCTCGGCGAGCCAAGGGCTGCGGGCCCTGCGGGAACTCGGCGCGGTTCGAGAAATCGAGGTGGAAAATTCCCGGCGTGTTCACTTTCAGGCGGATATGGAGTTGAAGCGGCTGGTCGGCGGCTTCATCCGCGAGCAGGTGCGCCCCCATCTGGAGAGCGGGACTTCGAAGGTGCAGCTCCTTGAAGGCCTAGCCTCCCAAGAACCGGATGGGGAGCGGCGTGAGTTTTACGATGCGCGGGTCACCCAACTCAAACACTGGATCGGCCGCGGGAAATTCGTCCTGCCCCTCCTGCAAAAAGTCCTCGGACAATGA
- the nusG gene encoding transcription termination/antitermination protein NusG, giving the protein MTGSSPSEYAWYCLKTQTKREAIAAAHLRELEGVEVFCPMLRYRKATRRGKVWWVEALFPGYVLARFVLETEERAVMYSQGVRGLVRFGEKVPAVPDDFVEVLRQEVARQGAEEVLTVGPRITEGEEVELAHGPLGGVRATVVEVLPARERVKVLLEFLGREQVIEVDLFSLLLPRKPLP; this is encoded by the coding sequence ATGACCGGCTCCTCCCCCAGTGAATATGCTTGGTACTGCCTGAAGACGCAGACCAAACGAGAGGCGATCGCCGCCGCGCACCTGCGCGAATTGGAGGGAGTGGAGGTCTTTTGCCCGATGCTCCGTTACCGGAAGGCGACTCGTCGAGGGAAAGTCTGGTGGGTGGAGGCACTTTTTCCGGGGTATGTTCTGGCCCGTTTCGTTCTTGAGACCGAGGAGCGGGCGGTGATGTATAGCCAAGGTGTCCGCGGTCTCGTCCGCTTCGGCGAAAAGGTGCCCGCAGTGCCGGATGATTTCGTGGAAGTCCTTCGTCAGGAGGTAGCGCGGCAGGGGGCGGAGGAGGTGCTTACCGTCGGTCCCCGCATCACGGAAGGAGAGGAAGTGGAGCTCGCGCACGGACCGCTCGGCGGCGTGCGGGCCACCGTGGTGGAGGTCCTTCCGGCCCGGGAACGCGTGAAGGTTTTGCTCGAATTTCTTGGAAGGGAGCAGGTTATCGAAGTTGACTTGTTCTCCCTGTTGCTCCCCCGCAAGCCGCTCCCCTGA
- a CDS encoding UDP-glucuronic acid decarboxylase family protein codes for MKSIQDLKGKTAVVTGGAGFVPSHLIDRLLADGLRVVALDNFVTGHARNLAHLEGNAAFQFIEHDVALPFDVEGPVDFVFHMASPASPIDYVQIPIETLKAGSYASHNSLDLALRKKATYLVASTSEVYGDPEIHPQREEYWGNVNSIGVRSCYDEAKRYAEAATMAYHRAHGLDTKIVRIFNTYGPRMRLDDGRVVPAFIGQALRGEPLTIFGDGSQTRSFCYVSDLVDGIWRLARSNYNLPVNCGNPHEMSMLQFAEAISGVFGIELKVDPKPLPPDDPKVRKPDISRAKEILGWEPVVPFDKGIRETIEYFRDFVPVA; via the coding sequence ATGAAGTCGATCCAGGACCTGAAAGGTAAGACCGCCGTTGTCACCGGCGGAGCAGGGTTCGTCCCCTCCCATTTGATCGATCGCCTTCTGGCGGACGGTCTGCGTGTCGTAGCCCTCGATAATTTCGTCACCGGTCACGCGCGAAACCTCGCACACCTCGAGGGCAACGCCGCGTTCCAGTTCATCGAGCACGATGTCGCCCTTCCCTTCGACGTGGAGGGTCCGGTGGACTTCGTCTTCCATATGGCCTCTCCTGCCAGCCCGATCGACTACGTCCAGATCCCGATCGAGACGCTGAAGGCCGGCTCCTACGCCTCCCACAATTCCCTCGATCTCGCGCTGCGGAAAAAGGCGACCTACCTTGTCGCTTCCACTTCCGAGGTCTATGGCGATCCCGAGATCCACCCGCAGCGGGAGGAATACTGGGGGAACGTGAACTCCATCGGCGTGCGCTCCTGCTACGATGAAGCGAAGCGTTACGCCGAGGCGGCCACCATGGCCTACCACCGCGCCCACGGCCTCGACACCAAGATCGTCCGCATCTTTAACACCTACGGCCCGCGCATGCGCCTCGACGATGGCCGCGTGGTGCCTGCCTTCATCGGCCAGGCTCTCCGCGGCGAGCCGCTGACCATCTTCGGCGATGGCTCGCAGACGCGCTCCTTCTGCTACGTCTCCGACTTGGTCGATGGCATTTGGCGCCTTGCCCGCAGCAATTACAACCTGCCGGTGAACTGCGGGAACCCGCATGAAATGAGCATGCTCCAGTTCGCCGAGGCCATTTCCGGCGTCTTCGGCATTGAGTTGAAGGTCGACCCGAAGCCCCTCCCGCCGGATGACCCGAAGGTCCGCAAGCCGGACATCTCCCGGGCCAAAGAGATCCTCGGCTGGGAGCCTGTGGTACCTTTCGACAAGGGCATCCGGGAGACCATCGAGTATTTCCGCGATTTCGTGCCGGTCGCCTGA
- a CDS encoding nucleotide sugar dehydrogenase: MSLQQKFADRSAAIGVVGLGYVGLPLLLAYAKAGFRAVGIDIDPGKPAALLAGRSYIKHIPGEQVAEALASGKLEATTDFAVIKGLDAIILCVPTPLDEHFEPDLSYVVNTVEAVVPHMKPGQVLSLESTTYPGTTDEEVVTRVEKAGLAVGKDAFVVYSPEREDPGNPKFSATNIPKVVGGVTAECLAAGVALYESAFEKIVPVSSCKVAELTKLLENIYRAVNIGLVNELKVAADRMGIDIWEVIRAASTKPFGFTPFYPGPGLGGHCIPIDPFYLTWKAREYGVHTRFIELAGEINRGMPDYVVHRAMEALNSRGKPVKGSKVLLLGLAYKANVDDMRESPTFALLDGFKRLGAEVSYYDPHVPVVGPTREHMDWAGVRSVEWNEETLRAQDCVVISTHHAAFDLQQLADWSDLIIDTRNAMATIPTPDGLVVKA; encoded by the coding sequence ATGAGTCTCCAGCAGAAGTTCGCGGACCGTAGTGCCGCCATTGGGGTTGTCGGTCTGGGCTATGTCGGCCTGCCGCTCTTGCTCGCCTACGCGAAGGCCGGGTTCCGCGCCGTCGGGATCGATATCGATCCCGGCAAGCCGGCAGCCCTGCTGGCAGGACGCAGCTACATCAAGCACATCCCCGGTGAGCAGGTGGCGGAAGCCTTGGCTTCCGGAAAACTGGAGGCGACTACCGACTTCGCGGTGATCAAGGGCCTGGATGCCATCATCCTCTGCGTCCCCACGCCGCTGGATGAACACTTCGAGCCGGATCTCAGCTATGTGGTGAATACGGTGGAAGCCGTGGTTCCCCACATGAAGCCGGGACAGGTGCTCAGCTTGGAAAGCACGACTTATCCCGGCACCACCGATGAAGAAGTGGTCACCCGGGTGGAGAAGGCAGGGCTTGCCGTCGGGAAAGATGCTTTTGTCGTCTATTCCCCGGAGCGCGAGGACCCCGGTAATCCGAAGTTCTCCGCCACGAATATCCCGAAGGTCGTCGGTGGCGTGACTGCGGAGTGCCTCGCAGCCGGCGTGGCGCTTTACGAGTCGGCCTTCGAGAAGATCGTGCCGGTCAGTTCCTGCAAGGTGGCGGAGCTGACCAAGCTGCTGGAAAACATCTACCGCGCGGTGAACATCGGCCTCGTCAATGAGCTGAAGGTTGCTGCCGATCGCATGGGCATCGACATCTGGGAGGTGATCCGCGCGGCCTCCACCAAGCCCTTCGGTTTCACTCCCTTCTATCCGGGTCCTGGTCTCGGCGGGCACTGCATTCCCATCGATCCTTTTTACCTCACTTGGAAGGCTCGCGAGTATGGCGTCCACACCCGCTTCATCGAACTCGCGGGCGAGATCAATCGCGGGATGCCGGACTACGTGGTCCATCGCGCGATGGAAGCGCTGAACTCCCGCGGCAAGCCGGTGAAAGGATCCAAGGTCCTGCTGTTAGGGCTGGCGTACAAGGCGAACGTCGATGACATGCGCGAGTCCCCGACCTTCGCTTTGCTCGATGGCTTCAAGCGTCTGGGTGCCGAGGTTTCCTATTATGATCCCCATGTTCCGGTGGTTGGCCCGACCCGTGAGCACATGGACTGGGCCGGCGTGCGATCCGTGGAATGGAATGAGGAAACGCTCCGCGCGCAGGACTGCGTGGTCATCTCCACGCACCACGCCGCTTTCGATCTCCAGCAGCTCGCCGATTGGTCGGACCTGATCATCGACACCCGCAACGCCATGGCCACCATCCCGACTCCCGATGGTTTGGTGGTGAAGGCCTAG
- a CDS encoding DegT/DnrJ/EryC1/StrS family aminotransferase, with amino-acid sequence MSVPLLDVNAQNLPLEDELKAVFEKVLRSGRFILGEEVEAFEKECAAELGTKHAISISSGTDALIIALMALGIGPGDEVICPSFTFFATAGSVYRTGATPVFCDVCPVCFGIDVESAESKITSRTKAIIPVHLFGQSSDLDSVKEFAKEHGLHVIEDVAQSFGATYKGRGCGTIGDIGCYSFFPSKNLGGFGDGGLVTTEDDELARKLLHLRNHGMHPKYYHSVVGGNFRMDALQCALLRVKLKHVGEYAAGRLRNAACYQEALSKLPGVVQASEADCGCIEGQAAKLADQDVRLILPVAYGHNGHVWNQFTLRVPGEGRREALRAHLTAKGIGCEIYYPVSMHRQECFAGLPAHALSNCGVSDTLSSEVISIPVYAELTTAQLDEVIAAIASFTD; translated from the coding sequence ATGTCCGTCCCGCTTCTCGACGTCAACGCCCAGAACCTTCCGCTCGAAGATGAGCTGAAGGCCGTATTCGAAAAGGTGCTCCGCTCGGGCCGCTTCATCCTCGGGGAAGAAGTGGAGGCGTTCGAAAAGGAGTGCGCGGCGGAGCTCGGCACGAAGCACGCGATCTCGATTTCCTCCGGCACGGACGCGCTGATCATTGCGTTGATGGCTCTCGGCATTGGCCCCGGGGACGAGGTCATTTGTCCTTCCTTCACCTTCTTCGCCACCGCTGGCAGCGTCTATCGCACCGGGGCCACGCCGGTTTTCTGTGATGTCTGCCCCGTTTGCTTCGGCATCGATGTCGAGTCGGCGGAGTCGAAGATCACCTCCCGCACCAAGGCGATCATCCCGGTGCACCTTTTCGGCCAGTCTTCGGATCTCGATTCCGTGAAGGAATTCGCGAAGGAGCACGGGCTTCATGTCATCGAGGATGTCGCCCAGTCCTTCGGGGCGACTTACAAGGGCCGCGGCTGCGGCACCATTGGTGACATCGGCTGCTACAGCTTTTTCCCTTCAAAGAATCTCGGGGGCTTCGGCGATGGCGGTCTCGTCACTACTGAAGACGATGAGCTCGCGCGGAAGCTTCTGCACCTTCGTAACCATGGGATGCATCCGAAATACTACCACTCCGTGGTAGGCGGGAACTTCCGGATGGATGCATTGCAGTGCGCGCTGCTGCGGGTGAAGCTGAAGCACGTCGGCGAGTATGCCGCAGGTCGCCTGCGAAACGCAGCCTGCTATCAGGAGGCCCTTTCCAAGCTGCCCGGTGTCGTCCAGGCCAGCGAGGCCGATTGCGGCTGCATTGAAGGTCAGGCGGCCAAGCTTGCGGATCAGGACGTCCGTTTGATCCTACCGGTCGCCTACGGTCACAATGGCCATGTATGGAACCAGTTCACCCTCCGCGTCCCCGGCGAGGGTCGTCGCGAAGCCCTGCGCGCGCACCTCACCGCGAAGGGTATTGGCTGCGAGATCTACTACCCCGTGTCGATGCACCGCCAGGAGTGCTTCGCCGGACTCCCCGCACATGCGCTGTCGAACTGCGGGGTTTCAGACACCCTTTCTTCCGAGGTCATCAGCATCCCGGTTTACGCGGAACTGACCACGGCGCAGCTCGATGAAGTCATCGCTGCCATCGCTTCCTTCACCGATTGA
- a CDS encoding GDP-L-fucose synthase family protein — MSKIFITGHRGMVGSALVREAERRGGLEVLTAGRDRLDLTDQKAVFDFLAAEKPETVVIAAAKVGGIHANATYPADFIYENLSIASNLVEGSRRAGVPRVLFLGSSCIYPKMAPQPMPEDCLLTSPLEVTNEAYAIAKIAGLKLCQHYRSQHGLLYHSAMPTNLYGPGDNYHPENSHVIPALIRRFHEAKLSGAPSVTIWGTGTPRREFLHVDDLAAACFHLLGLENPPDWVNVGVGDDLTILELAQLVAETVGYSGEILTDPSKPDGTPRKLMDVSRIKATDWAPAIGFRDGLAMAYQDFLSKLESGEARL, encoded by the coding sequence ATGTCGAAAATCTTCATCACCGGCCATCGTGGAATGGTCGGCTCAGCATTGGTCCGCGAGGCGGAACGCCGCGGCGGTTTGGAAGTTCTCACCGCCGGCCGTGACCGCCTGGATCTCACCGACCAGAAGGCCGTCTTCGATTTCCTCGCGGCGGAAAAGCCGGAAACCGTGGTGATCGCCGCGGCCAAGGTTGGCGGCATCCATGCGAATGCCACGTATCCGGCGGACTTCATCTACGAGAATCTTAGTATCGCCTCGAATCTCGTCGAAGGCAGCCGCCGCGCCGGCGTGCCGAGGGTGCTTTTCCTCGGCTCGTCCTGCATCTATCCGAAGATGGCTCCCCAGCCGATGCCGGAAGACTGCCTGCTGACCAGCCCGCTGGAGGTAACGAACGAGGCCTACGCCATCGCGAAAATCGCCGGCCTGAAGCTGTGCCAGCACTACCGCTCCCAACACGGCCTGCTCTATCACTCCGCGATGCCGACCAATCTCTATGGTCCTGGTGACAACTACCATCCGGAGAATTCCCACGTCATTCCCGCGCTGATCCGCCGCTTCCATGAGGCGAAGCTCTCCGGCGCGCCCAGCGTGACCATCTGGGGCACCGGCACCCCGCGCCGCGAGTTCCTCCACGTGGACGACCTCGCCGCCGCATGCTTCCACCTCCTTGGACTCGAGAATCCTCCTGACTGGGTGAATGTCGGGGTGGGGGATGACCTCACCATCCTCGAACTTGCTCAGCTCGTGGCGGAAACCGTCGGCTACTCCGGTGAGATCCTCACCGATCCATCCAAGCCCGATGGCACCCCCCGGAAACTCATGGACGTTTCCCGGATCAAGGCCACCGACTGGGCTCCCGCAATCGGTTTCCGCGATGGCTTGGCCATGGCCTATCAGGACTTCCTTTCAAAACTCGAATCAGGCGAAGCAAGGCTTTAA
- a CDS encoding four helix bundle protein has protein sequence MAFRFESLEVWQQSADLSRQLFVIAAGLEERKQFRWAEQLRASTLSITNNIAEGSGSFSKAEFAQFLNFARRSAFETANILILLAREQSLAVPHQSLLNELDEISRMITAFRKTLL, from the coding sequence ATGGCCTTCCGTTTTGAAAGTCTCGAAGTCTGGCAGCAATCTGCAGATCTGAGTCGACAGCTTTTTGTCATAGCCGCCGGTCTTGAGGAGCGGAAACAATTCCGATGGGCCGAGCAGCTCAGGGCTTCAACCCTTAGTATCACCAACAACATAGCGGAAGGTTCAGGAAGCTTTTCAAAGGCGGAGTTCGCACAATTTCTGAACTTTGCGCGTCGCTCGGCTTTCGAGACTGCAAACATTCTGATTCTGTTGGCCCGAGAGCAATCTCTGGCGGTTCCACACCAATCACTCTTGAACGAATTGGACGAAATCAGCCGCATGATCACGGCATTCCGGAAAACTCTTCTCTAA